From [Clostridium] symbiosum, a single genomic window includes:
- the rpsS gene encoding 30S ribosomal protein S19: MGRSLKKGPFADAHLLKKVDDMNAAGQKQVIKTWSRRSTIFPQMVGHTIAVHDGRKHVPVYVTEDMVGHKLGEFVATRTYRGHGKDEKKAGRK, translated from the coding sequence ATGGGTCGTTCACTTAAAAAAGGACCATTTGCAGACGCTCATCTTTTAAAGAAAGTGGATGATATGAACGCAGCAGGCCAGAAGCAGGTTATCAAAACCTGGTCCCGCCGTTCAACAATCTTCCCACAGATGGTAGGTCATACAATCGCAGTTCATGATGGCAGAAAACACGTTCCGGTATATGTTACAGAGGACATGGTTGGACATAAACTCGGAGAGTTCGTTGCTACAAGAACTTACAGAGGCCACGGAAAAGACGAAAAGAAAGCAGGCCGTAAGTAA
- the rplX gene encoding 50S ribosomal protein L24, with the protein MHKIKKDDLVKIIAGKDKDKTGKVLSVNLKKNTVLVEGCNMVTKHSKPSAANQQGGIIHQEGPIDYSNVMLVVDGKATRVGFEVKDGKKVRVAKATGKVID; encoded by the coding sequence GTGCATAAAATTAAAAAAGACGACCTGGTAAAAATTATTGCAGGTAAAGACAAAGATAAAACGGGAAAAGTTCTCTCCGTAAACTTAAAGAAGAACACCGTTCTGGTTGAAGGATGCAACATGGTTACAAAGCATTCCAAACCATCCGCAGCGAACCAGCAGGGCGGTATCATCCATCAGGAAGGTCCTATCGACTATTCCAACGTAATGCTCGTAGTTGATGGAAAAGCAACAAGAGTAGGTTTCGAAGTAAAAGATGGCAAAAAAGTCCGTGTTGCAAAAGCAACTGGAAAAGTGATTGACTAA
- a CDS encoding sugar O-acetyltransferase, which yields MQEKCRTAVPKGKQGQDEVRRERTEMEKSLGGEDFISNAPEILEIIKRARRLTNMYNQSDYDARTIRRTILEELFGTVGQNVAVDTPFYCDYGKNICIGNHVMININCTFVDCNRIEIGDKSLIGSNVQMYTATHPVQPDERLVENWTPGSGRPFFHITSQPIIIGRNVWIGGGAVILPGVTIGDNSVIGAGSIVNRSIPANSLAVGNPCKVIKTFDGRHGI from the coding sequence GTGCAGGAAAAATGCAGAACGGCTGTTCCAAAGGGAAAACAGGGGCAGGACGAAGTACGGAGGGAGAGAACGGAAATGGAGAAATCACTCGGGGGAGAGGATTTTATTTCGAATGCTCCGGAAATACTTGAAATTATCAAAAGGGCAAGACGGCTTACGAATATGTATAATCAGTCCGACTATGACGCACGGACGATCCGGCGCACGATATTGGAGGAACTGTTCGGGACCGTTGGACAGAATGTGGCCGTGGATACTCCATTTTATTGCGACTATGGAAAAAATATTTGTATTGGTAATCATGTAATGATTAATATTAACTGTACATTTGTGGACTGCAACAGAATTGAAATCGGAGACAAGTCACTGATCGGGTCAAATGTCCAGATGTATACGGCGACTCATCCGGTACAGCCTGATGAACGGCTGGTAGAAAACTGGACTCCCGGTTCCGGTCGGCCGTTTTTTCATATTACCTCACAACCGATCATAATCGGGCGGAATGTCTGGATTGGCGGGGGCGCCGTTATTCTGCCTGGCGTGACAATCGGTGATAACTCGGTAATCGGGGCGGGAAGTATTGTTAACAGAAGTATCCCTGCCAACAGCCTGGCCGTTGGCAATCCATGCAAGGTAATTAAAACATTTGACGGCAGGCACGGCATTTGA
- the rplC gene encoding 50S ribosomal protein L3 produces the protein MKKAILATKVGMTQIFNEDGVLTPVTVLQAGPCVVTQVKTEENDGYKAVQVGFVDKREKLVTKPVKGHFDKAGVAYKRYVREFRLENAEEYSVKDEIKADVFAAGDKIDVTAISKGKGFQGAIKRHGQSRGPMAHGSKFHRHQGSNGSATTPGRVFKGKGMPGHMGSVKVTIQNLEVVKVDTDNNLILVKGAVPGPKKSLVTVKETVKAGK, from the coding sequence ATGAAGAAAGCGATTTTAGCTACGAAAGTCGGAATGACTCAAATCTTCAACGAAGACGGAGTTTTAACTCCAGTAACTGTTCTTCAGGCCGGACCATGTGTTGTTACACAGGTTAAGACAGAAGAGAACGACGGTTACAAAGCAGTACAGGTTGGTTTCGTTGACAAGAGAGAAAAACTTGTTACAAAGCCAGTTAAGGGACACTTTGACAAGGCAGGCGTTGCTTACAAGAGATATGTAAGAGAGTTCCGTCTTGAGAATGCTGAAGAGTATTCCGTAAAAGACGAAATCAAGGCAGACGTTTTCGCAGCAGGCGATAAGATTGACGTTACTGCTATTTCCAAAGGTAAAGGTTTCCAGGGCGCCATCAAGAGACATGGCCAGAGCAGAGGACCTATGGCTCACGGCTCCAAATTCCATCGTCATCAGGGTTCCAATGGTTCTGCAACCACACCAGGCCGCGTATTCAAGGGCAAAGGAATGCCAGGACATATGGGTAGCGTAAAAGTTACTATCCAGAATCTGGAAGTTGTCAAAGTAGATACAGACAACAACTTAATCCTTGTTAAAGGCGCAGTGCCAGGACCTAAAAAATCCTTAGTAACAGTTAAAGAAACGGTAAAAGCTGGTAAGTAA
- the rplV gene encoding 50S ribosomal protein L22 yields MAKGHRSQIKRERNAQKDTRPSAKLSYARVSVQKACFVLDAIRGKDVQTALGIVTYNPRYASTLIKKLLESAIANAENNNQMNPENLYVAECFANKGPTMKRVKPRAQGRAYRIEKRMSHITIVLDER; encoded by the coding sequence ATGGCTAAAGGACATAGATCCCAAATTAAGAGAGAGAGAAATGCGCAGAAGGATACAAGACCATCAGCTAAGCTGTCTTATGCCAGAGTATCTGTTCAGAAAGCATGTTTCGTATTAGATGCCATTAGAGGCAAAGATGTGCAGACTGCACTCGGTATTGTAACTTACAATCCCAGATATGCTTCTACTTTAATAAAAAAATTACTCGAATCAGCAATTGCCAATGCTGAGAATAACAACCAGATGAACCCGGAAAACCTTTACGTAGCTGAGTGCTTCGCAAACAAGGGACCGACAATGAAGAGAGTTAAACCGAGAGCACAGGGCAGGGCTTACAGAATCGAAAAGAGAATGAGCCACATCACGATCGTGCTTGATGAGAGATAA
- the rpsJ gene encoding 30S ribosomal protein S10, with translation MASQVMRITLKAYEHQLVDSSAAKIIETVKKNGSKVSGPVPLPTKKEVVTILRAVHKYKDSREQFEQRTHKRLIDIIAPNQKTVDALQRLEMPAGVYIDVKMKTK, from the coding sequence ATGGCAAGTCAAGTAATGAGAATCACATTAAAAGCTTATGAGCATCAGCTGGTAGACAGCTCCGCTGCAAAAATCATCGAGACTGTAAAGAAAAACGGATCAAAGGTGAGCGGACCGGTGCCGTTACCAACAAAGAAAGAAGTAGTAACAATTTTGAGAGCTGTTCATAAGTACAAAGATTCCAGAGAGCAGTTCGAGCAGAGAACTCACAAGAGACTCATCGACATTATTGCTCCAAACCAGAAGACAGTTGATGCACTGCAGAGACTCGAAATGCCGGCTGGTGTTTACATCGACGTAAAGATGAAAACAAAATAA
- the rpsH gene encoding 30S ribosomal protein S8, which produces MTMSDPIADMLTRIRNANTAKHDTVDVPSSKMKLAIADILVKEGYIKKYDIVEDGNFKTIRMELKYGKDKNEKIISGIKRISKPGLRVYANKEDMPKVLGGLGVAIISTNQGVITDRQARELGVGGEVLAFVW; this is translated from the coding sequence ATGACAATGAGCGATCCAATCGCAGATATGCTTACGAGAATTCGTAACGCAAATACTGCTAAACATGATACAGTAGATGTTCCGTCATCCAAGATGAAATTAGCAATCGCTGATATCCTTGTAAAAGAAGGCTACATCAAAAAATATGACATCGTAGAAGATGGCAATTTCAAAACAATCCGTATGGAATTAAAATACGGTAAAGACAAAAATGAGAAAATCATTTCCGGCATCAAGAGAATTTCCAAACCAGGTCTTCGCGTTTATGCAAACAAAGAAGATATGCCGAAAGTACTTGGTGGTTTAGGTGTGGCTATTATCTCTACCAACCAGGGTGTAATTACAGACAGACAGGCAAGAGAACTCGGCGTAGGCGGAGAAGTTCTGGCTTTCGTTTGGTAA
- the rplP gene encoding 50S ribosomal protein L16 encodes MLMPKRVKRRKQFRGSMAGKATRGNVICYGEYGLVSTEPCWIRSNQIEAARVAMTRYIKRGGKVWIKIFPDKPVTAKPAETRMGSGKGALEYWVAVVKPGRVLFEIAGVPEETAREALRLAMHKLPCKCKIASKADLEGGDNSEN; translated from the coding sequence ATGTTAATGCCTAAAAGAGTAAAGCGTCGTAAACAGTTCCGTGGTTCTATGGCCGGTAAAGCTACAAGAGGCAATGTTATTTGCTACGGAGAGTATGGTCTGGTTTCCACAGAGCCATGCTGGATCAGATCCAATCAGATAGAGGCAGCCCGTGTTGCCATGACCCGTTACATCAAACGTGGTGGTAAAGTATGGATTAAAATTTTCCCGGATAAGCCAGTTACAGCAAAACCTGCAGAGACTCGTATGGGTTCTGGTAAGGGCGCACTTGAATACTGGGTAGCAGTTGTTAAACCAGGCCGCGTATTATTTGAAATCGCGGGTGTACCAGAGGAGACAGCCAGAGAAGCACTTCGTCTTGCAATGCATAAACTTCCTTGCAAGTGCAAAATTGCTTCTAAAGCAGATTTAGAAGGCGGTGATAACAGTGAAAATTAA
- the rplF gene encoding 50S ribosomal protein L6 encodes MSRIGRMPIAIPAGVTVTIAENNLVTVKGPKGTLERELPVEMTIKEEDGQIIVTRPSDLKKMKSLHGLTRTLISNMVHGVTEGYEKVLEVNGVGYRAAKQGKKLVLSLGYSHPVEMEDPDGIETILEGQNKITVKGISKEKVGQYAAEIRDKRRPEPYKGKGIKYADEVIRRKVGKTGKK; translated from the coding sequence ATGTCACGTATAGGAAGAATGCCAATCGCGATTCCGGCAGGAGTTACTGTAACAATCGCAGAAAACAATTTAGTGACTGTAAAAGGTCCTAAGGGAACACTCGAGAGAGAGTTACCGGTAGAAATGACGATCAAAGAAGAAGATGGTCAGATTATCGTTACAAGACCCAGCGATTTAAAGAAAATGAAATCTTTACACGGTCTGACAAGAACCTTAATCAGCAACATGGTTCATGGTGTTACTGAAGGGTATGAGAAAGTTCTGGAAGTTAACGGCGTTGGTTACAGAGCCGCTAAACAGGGCAAGAAACTGGTTCTCAGCCTTGGTTATTCCCATCCTGTAGAGATGGAAGATCCGGACGGAATTGAGACAATTCTGGAAGGTCAGAACAAGATCACTGTAAAAGGAATCAGTAAAGAAAAAGTTGGCCAATACGCTGCTGAAATCAGAGACAAGAGAAGACCTGAGCCGTACAAGGGCAAAGGTATTAAATATGCTGATGAAGTTATCAGACGTAAAGTTGGTAAGACTGGTAAGAAATAA
- the rpmC gene encoding 50S ribosomal protein L29, which translates to MKINKYVEDLKAKSAAELSEELVAAKKELFNLRFQNATNQLDNTSRIKEVRKNIARIQTVITEKANA; encoded by the coding sequence GTGAAAATTAATAAGTACGTAGAAGACTTAAAAGCCAAATCGGCTGCAGAATTAAGTGAAGAATTAGTAGCTGCTAAAAAGGAACTGTTCAACTTGAGATTCCAGAACGCAACAAATCAGTTAGATAACACGAGCAGAATCAAAGAAGTTCGCAAGAACATCGCCAGAATCCAGACTGTTATTACAGAGAAGGCAAACGCATAG
- the rpsQ gene encoding 30S ribosomal protein S17 — protein sequence MERNLRKTRTGKVVSNKMDKTIVVAIENHVKHPLIGKIVKKTYKLKAHDENNECGIGDTVKVMETRPISKDKRWRLVEIIEKAR from the coding sequence GTGGAAAGAAATCTTAGAAAAACACGTACGGGTAAAGTAGTAAGCAACAAGATGGATAAAACTATTGTAGTTGCTATCGAAAACCACGTAAAACATCCTTTAATCGGTAAGATCGTTAAAAAGACATACAAATTAAAAGCACACGATGAGAACAATGAGTGCGGAATCGGTGATACTGTAAAAGTAATGGAAACAAGACCTATCTCCAAGGACAAAAGATGGAGACTTGTTGAGATTATCGAGAAAGCAAGATAA
- the rplW gene encoding 50S ribosomal protein L23, translating into MANVQYYDVILKPVVTEKSMNAMSDKKYTFLVHTEANKSMIKEAVEKMFPGTKVKSVNTMNLDGKTKRRGMTFGKTAKTKKAIVQLTEDSKEIEIFSGL; encoded by the coding sequence ATGGCAAACGTACAGTACTATGACGTAATCCTCAAACCAGTGGTAACTGAGAAAAGCATGAACGCTATGAGCGATAAGAAATATACTTTCTTAGTTCATACAGAAGCAAACAAATCCATGATCAAAGAGGCTGTTGAAAAAATGTTCCCGGGAACAAAAGTAAAGAGCGTTAATACCATGAATCTTGACGGTAAGACAAAGAGAAGAGGTATGACCTTCGGTAAGACAGCTAAGACAAAGAAAGCAATCGTTCAGCTCACAGAAGACAGCAAGGAGATTGAAATCTTCAGCGGTCTGTAG
- the rplD gene encoding 50S ribosomal protein L4 — translation MANVSVYNIEGNEVGTLELNDAVFGVEVNEHLVHLAVVAQLANKRQGTQKAKTRSEVSGGGKKPWRQKGTGHARQGSTRAPQWTGGGVVFAPTPRDYTIRLNKKEKRAALKSALSSRVNENKFIVVDAMNFDEIKTKKFQSVMNNLKVNKALVVLDDECGNTVLSARNIPTVKTASVNTINVYDILKYNTVVATKAAVASIEEVYA, via the coding sequence ATGGCAAACGTATCTGTTTACAATATTGAAGGCAACGAAGTTGGCACATTAGAGTTAAACGATGCTGTATTCGGTGTAGAAGTGAATGAGCATTTAGTACACCTTGCAGTTGTAGCTCAGTTAGCTAACAAACGTCAGGGAACACAGAAAGCTAAAACACGTTCCGAAGTTTCCGGAGGCGGTAAGAAACCGTGGAGACAGAAAGGAACTGGTCATGCAAGACAGGGTTCAACGAGAGCTCCTCAGTGGACAGGCGGCGGTGTAGTATTTGCACCAACACCACGTGATTACACAATCCGGTTAAACAAGAAAGAGAAGAGAGCTGCTCTTAAGTCTGCGTTATCCAGCAGAGTAAACGAGAATAAATTCATCGTTGTAGATGCAATGAACTTCGACGAGATCAAGACAAAGAAATTCCAGAGCGTTATGAACAACCTCAAAGTGAACAAAGCACTTGTTGTTTTAGACGACGAATGCGGCAACACAGTATTATCTGCAAGAAACATTCCTACAGTTAAGACTGCATCCGTAAACACAATCAACGTATACGATATCTTAAAATATAACACAGTAGTGGCAACGAAGGCTGCTGTAGCTTCTATCGAGGAGGTGTATGCATAA
- the rpsC gene encoding 30S ribosomal protein S3 encodes MGQKVNPHGLRVGVIKDWDSKWYAEADFADNLVEDHKIRTYLKKKLYSAGISKIEIERASDKVKVIIYTAKPGVVIGKGGSEIEKTKAQIQKLTDKRVFVDIKEVKRADRDAQLVAENIAQQLENRVSFRRAMKSAMGRSMKAGAKGIKASVSGRLGGADMARTEFYSEGTIPLQTLRADIDYGFAEAETTYGKTGVKVWIYKGEVLPAKGNKEGRDK; translated from the coding sequence ATGGGACAGAAAGTTAATCCACACGGCTTAAGAGTCGGTGTAATTAAAGACTGGGACTCAAAATGGTATGCTGAAGCTGATTTTGCTGATAACCTTGTTGAAGATCACAAGATCAGAACATATCTGAAAAAGAAATTATACAGCGCTGGCATTTCCAAAATCGAAATCGAGCGTGCATCTGATAAAGTTAAAGTCATCATCTACACAGCTAAACCTGGCGTTGTAATCGGCAAGGGCGGCTCTGAGATTGAGAAGACAAAAGCACAGATTCAGAAGTTAACAGACAAGAGAGTCTTTGTTGACATCAAAGAAGTTAAGAGAGCTGACAGAGATGCTCAGTTAGTAGCTGAGAACATTGCTCAGCAGTTAGAGAACCGTGTTTCCTTCCGTCGTGCCATGAAGTCTGCAATGGGCAGATCCATGAAGGCAGGAGCTAAGGGCATCAAAGCATCTGTTTCCGGACGTCTTGGCGGTGCAGATATGGCCCGTACAGAGTTCTACAGCGAGGGTACAATCCCGCTTCAGACATTGAGAGCAGATATTGACTATGGTTTCGCTGAGGCAGAAACAACCTACGGCAAGACAGGCGTTAAGGTTTGGATCTACAAAGGCGAAGTTCTTCCTGCTAAAGGAAATAAGGAAGGGAGAGATAAATAA
- the rplB gene encoding 50S ribosomal protein L2 — protein MGIKTYSPYTPSRRQMTGSDFSEITKTTPEKSLVVALGKKNAGRNNQGKITVRHRGGGAKRKYRIIDFKRNSKDGIQATVLGIEYDPNRTANIALICYADGEKAYILAPAGLQVGAKVMSGEQAEAKVGNCLPLSQIPVGAQIHNIELYPGKGGQLVRSAGNSAQLMAKEGKYATLRLPSGEMRMVPIICRATIGVVGNGDHNLINIGKAGRTRHMGFRPTVRGSVMNPNDHPHGGGEGKTGIGRPGPCTPWGKPALGLKTRKKNKHSNKLIVRRRNGKQ, from the coding sequence ATGGGAATTAAAACATACAGCCCATATACACCTTCCAGAAGACAGATGACAGGCTCTGATTTCTCTGAGATCACTAAGACAACACCGGAGAAATCATTAGTTGTAGCGTTAGGTAAGAAGAACGCAGGTCGTAATAATCAGGGTAAGATTACAGTAAGACATCGCGGAGGCGGTGCTAAGAGAAAATACAGAATCATCGATTTCAAGAGAAATTCCAAAGATGGAATTCAGGCAACCGTACTGGGAATCGAATATGATCCGAACAGAACAGCAAACATCGCTTTAATCTGCTACGCAGACGGCGAGAAAGCATATATCCTTGCTCCGGCCGGTTTACAGGTTGGCGCTAAAGTTATGAGCGGCGAACAGGCAGAGGCCAAAGTTGGTAACTGCTTACCACTCAGCCAGATTCCTGTTGGTGCTCAGATTCACAACATTGAACTTTATCCGGGTAAAGGCGGACAGTTAGTTCGTTCCGCAGGAAACTCCGCACAGTTAATGGCTAAAGAAGGAAAATACGCAACCCTTAGATTACCATCCGGTGAAATGAGAATGGTTCCGATCATCTGCCGTGCAACAATCGGCGTTGTAGGAAACGGAGACCACAACCTGATCAATATCGGTAAAGCTGGTAGAACACGTCATATGGGCTTCAGACCTACAGTCCGCGGTTCCGTAATGAACCCGAATGACCATCCACACGGTGGTGGTGAAGGTAAGACCGGTATCGGCCGTCCAGGTCCATGTACACCATGGGGCAAACCAGCGCTTGGTCTTAAGACAAGAAAGAAAAACAAACATTCCAACAAGTTAATCGTAAGAAGAAGAAACGGTAAACAGTAA
- a CDS encoding type Z 30S ribosomal protein S14, which translates to MAKTSMKIKQQRPAKFSTREYNRCRICGRPHAYLRKYGICRICFRELAYKGEIPGVRKASW; encoded by the coding sequence ATGGCAAAGACTTCAATGAAGATTAAACAGCAGCGTCCGGCAAAATTCTCCACCAGAGAATACAACCGCTGCAGAATTTGTGGCCGTCCACATGCATACTTAAGAAAATACGGCATCTGCCGTATCTGCTTCCGTGAATTAGCTTACAAAGGCGAAATTCCGGGCGTTAGAAAAGCAAGCTGGTGA
- the rplN gene encoding 50S ribosomal protein L14: MIQQETRLRVADNTGAKELLCIRVMGGSTRRYANIGDVIVASVKDATPGGVVKKGDVVKAVVVRTVKGARRKDGSYIKFDENAAVIIKDDKNPRGTRIFGPVARELREKQFMKIVSLAPEVL, from the coding sequence ATGATTCAGCAGGAAACCAGATTAAGGGTTGCCGACAATACCGGTGCTAAAGAATTACTCTGTATCCGTGTTATGGGCGGATCTACAAGAAGATATGCTAATATTGGTGATGTTATCGTTGCCAGCGTTAAAGATGCAACACCAGGCGGTGTTGTAAAAAAAGGTGACGTTGTGAAAGCCGTTGTCGTACGTACTGTAAAGGGCGCACGTCGTAAAGACGGTTCTTATATCAAATTCGATGAGAACGCAGCAGTAATTATCAAAGATGACAAGAACCCGAGAGGAACACGTATCTTTGGGCCAGTAGCCAGAGAGTTAAGAGAGAAACAGTTTATGAAAATCGTTTCCCTGGCTCCAGAAGTACTGTAG
- the rplE gene encoding 50S ribosomal protein L5 has protein sequence MARLKEIYKNEIVDAMIKKFGYKNVMEVPKLDKIVVNMGVGEAKENAKVLDSAVRDMEIITGQKAVLTKAKKSVANFKLREGMAIGCKVTLRGEKMYEFADRLINLSLPRVRDFRGVNPNAFDGRGNYALGIKEQLIFPEIEYDKVDKVRGMDIIFVTTAKTDEEARELLTQFNMPFAK, from the coding sequence TTGGCTAGATTAAAAGAAATTTATAAGAACGAAATCGTAGACGCTATGATTAAAAAGTTCGGATATAAAAATGTCATGGAAGTGCCGAAGTTAGACAAAATCGTTGTTAACATGGGCGTTGGAGAAGCAAAAGAAAATGCTAAAGTTCTGGACTCTGCTGTAAGGGATATGGAAATCATCACCGGACAGAAGGCAGTTCTGACAAAGGCAAAGAAATCCGTCGCTAACTTCAAGCTCAGAGAAGGTATGGCAATCGGCTGTAAAGTTACTCTGCGCGGCGAGAAGATGTATGAGTTTGCTGACCGTTTAATCAACCTTTCACTTCCACGAGTTCGTGACTTTAGAGGTGTTAACCCGAATGCATTCGACGGCAGAGGAAACTATGCACTTGGTATCAAAGAGCAGCTTATCTTCCCGGAAATTGAGTATGATAAGGTTGACAAAGTAAGAGGTATGGATATCATCTTCGTAACAACGGCAAAGACAGACGAAGAAGCACGTGAGCTGTTAACACAGTTCAACATGCCATTTGCAAAATAA